In Alkalispirochaeta americana, one DNA window encodes the following:
- a CDS encoding type II toxin-antitoxin system RelE/ParE family toxin, protein MNYGLEIHYAVGDDLENGRLSYEQLRQGLGDELFAEVYSTMTRLQDNPLLFQKRYGEFRIVVTKRFQYKIVYRVEEEKVYVIAVSHPRQHPTAWMERIE, encoded by the coding sequence ATGAATTACGGTCTCGAGATACATTATGCAGTGGGCGATGATCTGGAGAACGGTCGGTTATCCTATGAACAGTTGCGGCAGGGACTTGGGGATGAACTATTCGCCGAAGTTTACTCGACGATGACCAGACTGCAGGATAATCCTCTGCTTTTTCAGAAACGGTATGGTGAGTTCAGGATTGTTGTAACCAAGCGATTTCAGTATAAAATCGTATACAGAGTTGAAGAAGAGAAAGTCTATGTCATTGCGGTCTCTCATCCTCGCCAGCATCCAACCGCCTGGATGGAACGCATAGAGTGA